From a region of the Saccharomyces paradoxus chromosome IV, complete sequence genome:
- the FAP7 gene encoding nucleoside-triphosphatase (Essential NTPase required for small ribosome subunit synthesis~similar to YDL166C), translating to MESRRYGPNIIVTGTPGCGKSSTCELLKNKLKGYKYYNISDFAKDNDCFEGYDEGRKSHIVDEDKLLDMLEPLLRQGNSIIDWHVNDVFPERLIDLVVVLRCDNSNLYSRLHARGYHDSKIEENLDAEIMGVVKQDAVESYEPHIVVELQSDTKEDMVSNVSRIVTWEKMWMEQHPDGVTNEYQGPHSDDEDDEDSD from the coding sequence ATGGAATCAAGACGGTATGGACCGAATATTATAGTTACGGGAACACCGGGATGTGGGAAATCGTCTACTTGTGAgcttttaaaaaataaattgaagGGCTACAAATATTATAACATTTCGGATTTTGCCAAGGATAATGACTGTTTTGAAGGATATGATGAGGGTCGTAAATCACACATTGTCGATGAAGACAAATTGCTGGACATGCTAGAGCCACTCTTGAGACAGGGAAACAGTATTATTGATTGGCATGTGAATGACGTGTTCCCAGAGAGGCTCATTGACTTGGTAGTGGTTTTGAGATGCGACAACTCTAATTTATATTCAAGATTACATGCGAGAGGGTACCATGACTCCAAGATCGAGGAAAACCTCGATGCTGAGATTATGGGCGTTGTCAAACAAGATGCCGTGGAGTCATACGAACCACACATTGTGGTAGAGCTACAAAGCGATACAAAAGAAGACATGGTATCTAACGTATCTCGTATTGTTACCTGGGAAAAGATGTGGATGGAACAACATCCAGATGGTGTAACGAATGAGTATCAAGGGCCTCATAGtgatgacgaagacgatgaagacAGTGATTAA
- the CDC36 gene encoding CCR4-NOT core subunit CDC36 (Component of the CCR4-NOT core complex~similar to YDL165W), whose translation MENFGLKALVPLLKLEDKELSSTYDHSMTLGADLSSMLYSLGIPRDSQDHRVLDTFQSPWAETSRSEVEPRFFTPESFTNIPGVLQSNVTPPCFNSIQNDQQRVALFQDETLFFLFYKHPGTVIQELTYLELRKRNWRYHKTLKAWLTKDPMMEPIVSADGLSERGSYVFFDPQRWEKCQRDFLLFYNAIM comes from the coding sequence atggaaaattttggatTAAAAGCACTCGTACCGCTGCTTAAACTAGAGGACAAAGAACTCTCAAGCACATACGACCATTCCATGACTTTAGGAGCGGACTTATCGTCAATGCTATATTCTTTGGGTATTCCAAGAGATTCACAAGATCATAGGGTTCTCGATACTTTTCAATCACCATGGGCAGAAACATCTAGAAGCGAGGTAGAGCCCCGATTTTTCACACCGGAATCTTTCACCAACATCCCCGGCGTATTACAGTCCAATGTAACCCCACCATGTTTCAATTCCATACAAAATGATCAACAGCGTGTTGCCCTTTTCCAAGATGAAactctattttttcttttctataaaCACCCAGGTACAGTCATCCAAGAGCTTACGTATTTGGAGCtcaggaaaagaaattggagGTATCACAAGACGTTAAAGGCCTGGCTCACCAAGGACCCTATGATGGAACCTATTGTATCCGCCGATGGCCTAAGTGAAAGGGGGTCATACGTATTTTTTGACCCACAAAGGTGGGAAAAGTGCCAAAGGGATTTCTTATTGTTTTATAATGCTATTATGTAA